From the Paraflavitalea soli genome, the window GTGGACCTACCGCAAAGGTGCCAATGCGACTGGTAGCGGGCTGAGCCTGTCGAAGCCTACAACTGCGGCACTAGATGCCGACCTGAGCCCGTCGAAGCCTTCCCCAACAGAAAAACCCGGCCTCGGCGTTGTATGGGAGCGCTTTCCCAAATTTGTATTGGGCTTTATCGCCGCTTCCCTCATCTTTTCTTTTCTTATTCCTGTCGACACTGCCAAATCCGTGGGTGGCATTCTCAATAGCCTGCGCACCGTATGGTTTGCCCTTGCCTTTGTAGCCATCGGTCTCGAAGCACGCTTTACCGACCTGGTGAAAATAGAAGGTGGACGCCCCGCCATCGCCTTTGTCGGCGCCCAGCTTTTCAACATCCTCTGGACCCTCATCTGGGCCTGGCTGCTTTTCGGAGGTATCCTCCTCGCAGCACCAGACATTAAATAAACAGATCAAAATGCTTAAATAAATAGATCAAAATGCAAATAAATAGATCAAAATGCAAATAGGTAGATTAGCGTGCAAATAAAAAGATCAGGGTGGGTCGCCCTCCAAGGGCGGCTCACCCTGATCTTTCTCCCTTACTGCACCCTTTCCTTCACATCATCAGCCGTATTATCATTGTACTTCCGCTTGCGTGTAAACGTTTCTTTACCGAAACTATAACTGAAAGAGATACCTACCCGGCGTGTATCATTGAAACTTACGCGGTGCGATTGCGCTTGCTTCAATCCCTTCAATTCTTCATCCCATTTCATCGTACGGAAAATATCTTCCACATTGATCTTCAGATTACCCTTGCCCTTCAATATTTTCTTTTGGATAGCTGCATTCACCCAGTACCGGGGTTGCACCATCCGCTGCCAGTTATTGATAGCCGCATTATAAGCCCCGTAGAATTCGGCACTCCAATCTTTGTTAAACCTGAACTGGCTCAACAGGTTCGTACGCCACGTATACATCACGATGTCCAGGTTTTCCGTGTACAGTTGTCCCTTTGTGGAGAACTGTGCACCTGCAATATGGAAGTTGAGCGTCCACCATTTGGCAGGCAGCGTGTTGAAATACAAAAGTACCGCGATCAATTGCCGGGTGGCTATATTTTCCGGGCGTGTGATCAGGATATTGTCTTCCACCCTGGAGGCGCCGAAAAATCCATCCGTGGCACGCTCTACATTGAAGATCCCATTAAAGAATTGTTTGTACCGGTAAGTCAGCGACACACTGTTGTTGTACGAGGGTTGCAGGTAGGGGTTCCCCGTGCTGTAAGAATACTGGTCTACAAAGAACAGGAATGGATTCAGTTGCTGGTATCCGGGCCTGTTCACCCTGCGGGAGTAGTTTAAGATTAGATTGTGCTTGCCCAGGCTGTCCAGCTTATAGCTGACATACACTGTGGAAAATAATCCCGTGTAATCATTCGTAAAGGTACTGGCCGGTACTACCGCATTCCCCAACTGGCGTCCCTTCGTTTGCGTATTCTCCAGCCGAAGGCCCAGCTGCATGCCGATCCTTTTCCAGTCCTTTCGTCCATTCACATACAGCGCATTGATATTCTCCCGGTAAATAAAATGGTTCGACCGGCCATAGTCTGGTGTATGCGTGCCACCCATCACTGCATAATAATCCGATTGATTGTCATTCTCCACAAAGCTGGTCTTCACCCCGCCTGAAAGGCTGGCCTTATTTTTCAATGGGTGCGAATAATCAGCCCGCGCTGTATAGATATCAATATTGGAGGGCAGGTTATAGTAAAAATCCTGGTTGCGGAGTTGTCCGCCCGATGAACCGCTTACAAAATTCTGCAACACCTGGTCCCCTTTATTATTGTAGTTGATATAATTGATATCCGCCGTCAGCTCCCTGCCCGCATCGTCAAATTTATGTTGCAGGTTGATATTGCCGTTCAGTTGACGCCAGTTACTGGTATTATCACTACCGCCCCAGCCAATAGAATCCAACACATCTCCCGCACTATAACTATTGCTTACATAATCCACGTATTCCTTCCGGCGCCTTGCGCTGCCATTCACAATAAACCCGAGCGTAGTTTTGGAAGATACCGTATAGTCCATGCCTATCCGGCCATTGAATTCATTACTCCCCGAAGTTGAATAATTTTCCAGGCCAACGCTGGCGCTTTTTTGGGCGCTGCTGCCGTAAAACACACGATTGCTTACATCGTCATTGAAATCGGCGTACCGGCCATAACTGAAATTGCCAAACAGGTTCACTTTCCGGTTGAGATAATTCAGGTTAAGTGAATTGTAACTCCGGGCCAGTTTGCCTTGGTTATAGTTGAGGCTCAAACTGCCGGCATATCCTTCTGTTCTTTTCTTTTTGAGACGGATATTGATCACTGCGCCGCCCGCCGCATCATACTTGGCCGGTGGATTGGGCATCAGTTCTATTTTATCCAGCATACCGCCGGGCAAAGACCGTAAATAGGCAGCCAGATCACGGCCACTCATATAAGTAGGACGTCCGTCGATCAACACATTCACACCCGAAGAGCCCTGCAGGCTGATCTCCCCGTTAGCATCTACCGTGATGCCCGGTGTTTTTTCCAATACTTCCAGCGTATTGCTGGTGGAGGCACTGATCATGGATTCCACGTTTACGATCGTTTTGTCAATGTCTTGTTCAATCAGCGGCTTTTTGGCCACCACTACCACTTCCTTCAGGTTGGCTTTCTTTTGTGGTAATAGGATGATGGCGGGCAATACCAGCTGCGTGCGGTCTGCTTCCAGCGTAAGCGGCGCACTGGTATATTTTTGTGTTCCCGTAGCCGTGATCACCAGCAGGTACACTCCATTGGGCAGGTTGGAAAATTCAAAGCGGCCATTGTCCCGCGCCGTTTTGGTTTGTACTGTAGCCGAGTCTTTGGCCT encodes:
- a CDS encoding outer membrane beta-barrel protein encodes the protein MKSFFTILCTMLFSVYALAQSNNKTISGQVKDIQNEPVPGATLRLVQAKDSATVQTKTARDNGRFEFSNLPNGVYLLVITATGTQKYTSAPLTLEADRTQLVLPAIILLPQKKANLKEVVVVAKKPLIEQDIDKTIVNVESMISASTSNTLEVLEKTPGITVDANGEISLQGSSGVNVLIDGRPTYMSGRDLAAYLRSLPGGMLDKIELMPNPPAKYDAAGGAVINIRLKKKRTEGYAGSLSLNYNQGKLARSYNSLNLNYLNRKVNLFGNFSYGRYADFNDDVSNRVFYGSSAQKSASVGLENYSTSGSNEFNGRIGMDYTVSSKTTLGFIVNGSARRRKEYVDYVSNSYSAGDVLDSIGWGGSDNTSNWRQLNGNINLQHKFDDAGRELTADINYINYNNKGDQVLQNFVSGSSGGQLRNQDFYYNLPSNIDIYTARADYSHPLKNKASLSGGVKTSFVENDNQSDYYAVMGGTHTPDYGRSNHFIYRENINALYVNGRKDWKRIGMQLGLRLENTQTKGRQLGNAVVPASTFTNDYTGLFSTVYVSYKLDSLGKHNLILNYSRRVNRPGYQQLNPFLFFVDQYSYSTGNPYLQPSYNNSVSLTYRYKQFFNGIFNVERATDGFFGASRVEDNILITRPENIATRQLIAVLLYFNTLPAKWWTLNFHIAGAQFSTKGQLYTENLDIVMYTWRTNLLSQFRFNKDWSAEFYGAYNAAINNWQRMVQPRYWVNAAIQKKILKGKGNLKINVEDIFRTMKWDEELKGLKQAQSHRVSFNDTRRVGISFSYSFGKETFTRKRKYNDNTADDVKERVQ